The following coding sequences lie in one Numida meleagris isolate 19003 breed g44 Domestic line chromosome Z, NumMel1.0, whole genome shotgun sequence genomic window:
- the CKS2 gene encoding cyclin-dependent kinases regulatory subunit 2, translating to MAHKDIYYSDKYFDEQYEYRHVMLPRELLKRMPKTHLLSEEEWRSLGVQQSLGWVHYMIHEPEPHILLFRRPLPKDDQQ from the exons ATGGCTCACAAGGACATCTACTACTCCGATAAGTACTTTGACGAGCAATACGAGTACCG GCATGTGATGCTACCAAGAGAACTCTTAAAACGAATGCCAAAAACTCATCTTCTGTCTGAAGAGGAATGGAGAAGCCTTGGTGTTCAGCAAAGTCTCGGATGGGTTCATTATATGATCCATGAGCCCG AGCCACACATTCTTCTCTTTAGAAGACCTCTTCCAAAAGATGATCAGCAATGA